AAACGAACACCACGCATGTTTTCATCGGCCAAGATACCTTCCTTTGTGGCCCATTGGAAACCAGCAACAACCGAGTCCTTGATTTCATTCAAGTATTGCACGGATTTGGTGCAATCCAAAATGAAGTTGGGACCAGTGCCGTCAGGGCCGAAGCACCAGATCTTACGGGCTTCAGTTACATCGTAATCGTATTTCTCAGCCAAATAACGAGCACGGATTTTGAAATCGTCCTTGGAGCTGACATCGCCGTTATCAATATCTTCGGGCAAACCATCGGGCATAGGTGTGGCCTTCATCACCAAACGGTTGTGCTTGTTGGGAGACTTGGAGAGGCACATTTGGTTGGATTCTTCGAAAACGGTTTCACGGTACGATACAACAGGGTCGGACTTCTTCAAAGGAATGCAAGCGTGATCTTCTTCCAAATCCTTCAAGCAAATTTCCAAATGCAATTCACCGGCACCAGCAATGATGTGTTCGCCGGATTCTTCAATGATACATTGTACCATAGGATCGGATTTGGCCAAACGTTTAAGACCTTCCACCAATTTGGGCAAATCAGCGGGGTTCTTGGGCTCAACAGCAACACGCACGACAGGAGACACGGAGAACTTCATAacctaaaagaaaaataaaaaaacaacaatttgtcaatgaaatgaattgaaataaaaataaaattttcaaacattaaagaTAAAAATTCAGTTAACATTTTTCGTTCATTGGTGTTTTCCGTACAGGTCTGTGTTAAAACTCATCACAAAAATCGTATTACGAAAAAAGTTAATGCCCAGCGATGACGCCTAACTTACCTTCATGTTGTGGGCATCCTTGAAGGTGGTAATGGTACCAGTCTTAACCAAGAACTGATCAACACCGACCAAACCGCAAATGTTACCAGAGGGCACATCTTCGATGGCTTCAACATAACGACCCATCATCAAAATTGTACGTTGGATGGCCTTTTCGTACAAATCTTCCTTCTTGCCGGGAACATAGTTGGGGCCCATGATACGGCATTTTTGGCCAGTAGCGACCTTGCCAGAGAAGACACGACCGAAAGCATAGAAACGGCCCTTGTCGGAGGTGGGTACCATCTTGGAGATGTACATCATCAAAGGACCATCGGGATCGCAGTTCTTAACAGCGACGGCAGCTTCATCGTCATGGGGACCCTCGTACAACATTTCCATACGGTATTTCTGGGCTACAACGGGAGATGGCAAATGGATGGCAATCATCTGAAGCAAAGCTTCACCGGCAGGCAACCAGGTACGCATAACGACCTTCAACAAAGCCTTGCcatccttatccttatcttCATGCTTCAAAGTAACACCAATCTTGTCCAACAAAGTGGGAATTTCTTCCTTCTTGTAGTTCATGATAGCATCGAACACCTTATAGATGGGATCCAGGATGTACATGCAGAAGGAGCGCTTGTTGTCGGCTTCCTTTTGCTTTTGCCATTTCTTGGTCTTGGCGTTAAAGAAGTTCTCACCCCAAAGTCTGTTTTAAGAGCAGatgacaaaaaaacaacaattagaCAAGGAATTTTGAAGGATATTTGGATACGACAATCATGGCATTTGACATTTGTCATATCGATTCTTCAGCATAAACGGATTTGACATAAGGAAAGAGGTCACCACTCAGCGTTATGAAACCAATATTTCGAAAGGGATATCCTTTGCCATTGACGAGAACAGCAAAAGACCTCTCCTTCTAGTTTATCTACTTTTATATGCACTTGTTATTCAGTCTTTAAGCGAAGAAATCCAAGAAACTTGGAAAGCTTCCCTTTGTGAATAACACGAATTGTGCTAAAAGCATAAGCAAagatttttttgagaaaattttactaaccTGTTCATTAGCTTGACAACATCAATCTTGAATTTCTCGGCGTACATTTCGGAGAATTGTTTAAGGGTAAAGGCCCAACCGTGCAAGCCAGATCCGAAACCGACGGATCCCTTGGAGGGGTCGACGCGTACTTCTCCCATGGGACCACTATCGTCGTTATAGGTGGCAATAATGACGTTCACGTTTTCAACAATACGTTGGAAGGTTTGGTACAATTCTTCGGCTTCCAATTGCAATTCCAACAAAGCACGGTCCATCTTGTTCATGAACAAGATAGGCTTGATACGCTCAGCAATGGCTTGACGCAACACAGTTTCGGTTTGGACACACACACCAGAGACACAATCGACGACAACCAAGGCACCGTCAGTAACACGAAGAGCA
The Stomoxys calcitrans chromosome 3, idStoCalc2.1, whole genome shotgun sequence genome window above contains:
- the LOC106084891 gene encoding eukaryotic translation elongation factor 2, with amino-acid sequence MVNFTVDEIRALMDKKRNIRNMSVIAHVDHGKSTLTDSLVSKAGIIAGAKAGETRFTDTRKDEQERCITIKSTAISMYFEVEDKDVVFITNPDLREKDSKGFLINLIDSPGHVDFSSEVTAALRVTDGALVVVDCVSGVCVQTETVLRQAIAERIKPILFMNKMDRALLELQLEAEELYQTFQRIVENVNVIIATYNDDSGPMGEVRVDPSKGSVGFGSGLHGWAFTLKQFSEMYAEKFKIDVVKLMNRLWGENFFNAKTKKWQKQKEADNKRSFCMYILDPIYKVFDAIMNYKKEEIPTLLDKIGVTLKHEDKDKDGKALLKVVMRTWLPAGEALLQMIAIHLPSPVVAQKYRMEMLYEGPHDDEAAVAVKNCDPDGPLMMYISKMVPTSDKGRFYAFGRVFSGKVATGQKCRIMGPNYVPGKKEDLYEKAIQRTILMMGRYVEAIEDVPSGNICGLVGVDQFLVKTGTITTFKDAHNMKVMKFSVSPVVRVAVEPKNPADLPKLVEGLKRLAKSDPMVQCIIEESGEHIIAGAGELHLEICLKDLEEDHACIPLKKSDPVVSYRETVFEESNQMCLSKSPNKHNRLVMKATPMPDGLPEDIDNGDVSSKDDFKIRARYLAEKYDYDVTEARKIWCFGPDGTGPNFILDCTKSVQYLNEIKDSVVAGFQWATKEGILADENMRGVRFNIYDVTLHADAIHRGGGQIIPTTRRCLYASAITASPRLMEPVYLCEIQCPEVAVGGIYGVLNRRRGHVFEESQVVGTPMFVVKAYLPVNESFGFTADLRSNTGGQAFPQCVFDHWQVLPGDPCELGSKPYHIVQDTRKRKGLKDGLPDLSQYLDKL